Proteins from one Capricornis sumatraensis isolate serow.1 chromosome 2, serow.2, whole genome shotgun sequence genomic window:
- the SRSF11 gene encoding serine/arginine-rich splicing factor 11 isoform X5, whose translation MSNTTIVPSTAGPGPSGGPGGGGGGGGGGGTEVIQVTNVSPSASSEQMRTLFGFLGKIDELRLFPPERLESSKNPLLCDSPLPVSSRVCFVKFHDPDSAVVAQHLTNTVFVDRALIVVPYAEGVIPDETKALSLLAPANAVAGLLPGGGLLPTPNPLTQIGAVPLAALGAPTLDPALAALGLPGANLNSQSLAADQLLKLMSTVDPKLNHVAAGLVSPSLKSDTSSKEIEEAMKRVREAQSLISAAIEPDKKEEKRRHSRSRSRSRRRRTPSSSRHRRSRSRSRRRSHSKSRSRRRSKSPRRRRSHSRERGRRSRSTSKNRDKKKEDKEKKRSKTPPKSYSTARRSRSASRERRRRRSRSGTRSPKKPRSPKRKLSRSPSPRRHKKEKKKDKDKERSRDERERSTSKKKKSKDKEKERERKSESDKDVKVTRDYDEEEQGYDSEKEKKEEKKPAEPGSPKTKECSVEKGTGDSLRESKVNGDDHHEEDMDMSD comes from the exons ATGAGCAACACTACCATCGTCCCCAGCACTGCGGGCCCGGGCCCCAGCGGCGGGCCGGggggcggaggcggcggcggcggaggcggcggcACCGAGGTAATCCAGGTGACTAATGTCTCCCCGAGCGCTAGCTCTGAGCAGATGCGGACCCTCTTCGGTTTCCTAGGCAAGATCGACGAACTGCGCCTCTTCCCGCCTGA GAGATTGGAATCCTCAAAGAATCCACTGTT ATG TGATTCGCCTTTACCAGTCTCCTCCCGAGTCTGCTTTGTTAAGTTCCATGATCcggactcagcagttgtggcacagcATCTGACAAACACTGTATTCGTTGACAGAGCTTTGATAGTCGTACCATATGCAGAAG GAGTTATTCCTGATGAGACTAAGGCTTTGTCTCTGTTGGCACCAGCTAATGCAGTGGCAGGTCTTCTGCCTGGTGGTGGACTCCTGCCTACTCCTAACCCACTTACCCAG ATTGGCGCTGTTCCATTGGCTGCTTTGGGAGCTCCTACCCTTGATCCTGCCCTTGCTGCACTTGGGCTTCCTGGAGCAAACTTGAACTCACAG tctcTTGCTGCAGATCAGTTGCTGAAACTTATGAGTACTGTTGATCCGAA ATTGAATCATGTCGCTGCTGGTCTTGTTTCACCAAGTCTGAAATCAGATACCTctagtaaagaaatagaggaagccATGAAGAGAGTACGAGAAGCACAGTCCCTAATTTCTGCTGCTATAGAACCAG ataagaaagaagaaaaacgaaGACACTCAAGGTCAAGATCACGTTCTAGGAGGAGGAGGACTCCCTCATCTTCTAGGCACAG GCGGTCAAGAAGCAGATCCAGAAGGCGATCACATTCTAAGTCAAGGAGTAGACGACGATCCAAAAGTCCAAGACGGAGAAGATCTCATTCCAGAGAAAGGGGTAGAAGGTCAAGGAGCACGTCAAAAAACAG agataaaaagaaagaagacaaagaaaagaaacgTTCCAAAACGCCACCAAAAAGTTATAGCACAGCCAGACGTTCCAGAAGTGCTAGCAG AGAGAGACGACGACGAAGAAGCAGAAGTGGTACAAGATCTCCTAAAAAGCCTAGGTCTCCCAAAAGAAAATTGTCTCGTTCACCGTCCCCTAGAAG ACataaaaaggagaagaagaaagataaagacaaagaaagaagcagagatgAAAGAGAGCGATCCACaagcaagaagaagaaaagtaaagataagGAAAAGGAACGGGAAAGAAAATCAGAGAGTGATAAAGATGTAAAA GTTACACGGGACTACGATGAAGAGGAACAGGGGTATGACAGcgagaaggagaaaaaggaggagaagaaacCAGCAGAACCAGGTTCTCCTAAAACAAAAGAATGTTCTGTGGAAAAGGGAACTGGTGATTCACTAAGAGAATCTAAAGTGAATGGGGATGATCATCATGAAGAAGACATGGATATGAGTGACTGA
- the SRSF11 gene encoding serine/arginine-rich splicing factor 11 isoform X2, with product MSNTTIVPSTAGPGPSGGPGGGGGGGGGGGTEVIQVTNVSPSASSEQMRTLFGFLGKIDELRLFPPDDSPLPVSSRVCFVKFHDPDSAVVAQHLTNTVFVDRALIVVPYAEGVIPDETKALSLLAPANAVAGLLPGGGLLPTPNPLTQIGAVPLAALGAPTLDPALAALGLPGANLNSQSLAADQLLKLMSTVDPKLNHVAAGLVSPSLKSDTSSKEIEEAMKRVREAQSLISAAIEPDKKEEKRRHSRSRSRSRRRRTPSSSRHRRSRSRSRRRSHSKSRSRRRSKSPRRRRSHSRERGRRSRSTSKNRDKKKEDKEKKRSKTPPKSYSTARRSRSASRERRRRRSRSGTRSPKKPRSPKRKLSRSPSPRRHKKEKKKDKDKERSRDERERSTSKKKKSKDKEKERERKSESDKDVKQVTRDYDEEEQGYDSEKEKKEEKKPAEPGSPKTKECSVEKGTGDSLRESKVNGDDHHEEDMDMSD from the exons ATGAGCAACACTACCATCGTCCCCAGCACTGCGGGCCCGGGCCCCAGCGGCGGGCCGGggggcggaggcggcggcggcggaggcggcggcACCGAGGTAATCCAGGTGACTAATGTCTCCCCGAGCGCTAGCTCTGAGCAGATGCGGACCCTCTTCGGTTTCCTAGGCAAGATCGACGAACTGCGCCTCTTCCCGCCTGA TGATTCGCCTTTACCAGTCTCCTCCCGAGTCTGCTTTGTTAAGTTCCATGATCcggactcagcagttgtggcacagcATCTGACAAACACTGTATTCGTTGACAGAGCTTTGATAGTCGTACCATATGCAGAAG GAGTTATTCCTGATGAGACTAAGGCTTTGTCTCTGTTGGCACCAGCTAATGCAGTGGCAGGTCTTCTGCCTGGTGGTGGACTCCTGCCTACTCCTAACCCACTTACCCAG ATTGGCGCTGTTCCATTGGCTGCTTTGGGAGCTCCTACCCTTGATCCTGCCCTTGCTGCACTTGGGCTTCCTGGAGCAAACTTGAACTCACAG tctcTTGCTGCAGATCAGTTGCTGAAACTTATGAGTACTGTTGATCCGAA ATTGAATCATGTCGCTGCTGGTCTTGTTTCACCAAGTCTGAAATCAGATACCTctagtaaagaaatagaggaagccATGAAGAGAGTACGAGAAGCACAGTCCCTAATTTCTGCTGCTATAGAACCAG ataagaaagaagaaaaacgaaGACACTCAAGGTCAAGATCACGTTCTAGGAGGAGGAGGACTCCCTCATCTTCTAGGCACAG GCGGTCAAGAAGCAGATCCAGAAGGCGATCACATTCTAAGTCAAGGAGTAGACGACGATCCAAAAGTCCAAGACGGAGAAGATCTCATTCCAGAGAAAGGGGTAGAAGGTCAAGGAGCACGTCAAAAAACAG agataaaaagaaagaagacaaagaaaagaaacgTTCCAAAACGCCACCAAAAAGTTATAGCACAGCCAGACGTTCCAGAAGTGCTAGCAG AGAGAGACGACGACGAAGAAGCAGAAGTGGTACAAGATCTCCTAAAAAGCCTAGGTCTCCCAAAAGAAAATTGTCTCGTTCACCGTCCCCTAGAAG ACataaaaaggagaagaagaaagataaagacaaagaaagaagcagagatgAAAGAGAGCGATCCACaagcaagaagaagaaaagtaaagataagGAAAAGGAACGGGAAAGAAAATCAGAGAGTGATAAAGATGTAAAA CAGGTTACACGGGACTACGATGAAGAGGAACAGGGGTATGACAGcgagaaggagaaaaaggaggagaagaaacCAGCAGAACCAGGTTCTCCTAAAACAAAAGAATGTTCTGTGGAAAAGGGAACTGGTGATTCACTAAGAGAATCTAAAGTGAATGGGGATGATCATCATGAAGAAGACATGGATATGAGTGACTGA
- the SRSF11 gene encoding serine/arginine-rich splicing factor 11 isoform X4 gives MSNTTIVPSTAGPGPSGGPGGGGGGGGGGGTEVIQVTNVSPSASSEQMRTLFGFLGKIDELRLFPPDDSPLPVSSRVCFVKFHDPDSAVVAQHLTNTVFVDRALIVVPYAEGVIPDETKALSLLAPANAVAGLLPGGGLLPTPNPLTQIGAVPLAALGAPTLDPALAALGLPGANLNSQSLAADQLLKLMSTVDPKLNHVAAGLVSPSLKSDTSSKEIEEAMKRVREAQSLISAAIEPDKKEEKRRHSRSRSRSRRRRTPSSSRHRRSRSRSRRRSHSKSRSRRRSKSPRRRRSHSRERGRRSRSTSKNRDKKKEDKEKKRSKTPPKSYSTARRSRSASRERRRRRSRSGTRSPKKPRSPKRKLSRSPSPRRHKKEKKKDKDKERSRDERERSTSKKKKSKDKEKERERKSESDKDVKVTRDYDEEEQGYDSEKEKKEEKKPAEPGSPKTKECSVEKGTGDSLRESKVNGDDHHEEDMDMSD, from the exons ATGAGCAACACTACCATCGTCCCCAGCACTGCGGGCCCGGGCCCCAGCGGCGGGCCGGggggcggaggcggcggcggcggaggcggcggcACCGAGGTAATCCAGGTGACTAATGTCTCCCCGAGCGCTAGCTCTGAGCAGATGCGGACCCTCTTCGGTTTCCTAGGCAAGATCGACGAACTGCGCCTCTTCCCGCCTGA TGATTCGCCTTTACCAGTCTCCTCCCGAGTCTGCTTTGTTAAGTTCCATGATCcggactcagcagttgtggcacagcATCTGACAAACACTGTATTCGTTGACAGAGCTTTGATAGTCGTACCATATGCAGAAG GAGTTATTCCTGATGAGACTAAGGCTTTGTCTCTGTTGGCACCAGCTAATGCAGTGGCAGGTCTTCTGCCTGGTGGTGGACTCCTGCCTACTCCTAACCCACTTACCCAG ATTGGCGCTGTTCCATTGGCTGCTTTGGGAGCTCCTACCCTTGATCCTGCCCTTGCTGCACTTGGGCTTCCTGGAGCAAACTTGAACTCACAG tctcTTGCTGCAGATCAGTTGCTGAAACTTATGAGTACTGTTGATCCGAA ATTGAATCATGTCGCTGCTGGTCTTGTTTCACCAAGTCTGAAATCAGATACCTctagtaaagaaatagaggaagccATGAAGAGAGTACGAGAAGCACAGTCCCTAATTTCTGCTGCTATAGAACCAG ataagaaagaagaaaaacgaaGACACTCAAGGTCAAGATCACGTTCTAGGAGGAGGAGGACTCCCTCATCTTCTAGGCACAG GCGGTCAAGAAGCAGATCCAGAAGGCGATCACATTCTAAGTCAAGGAGTAGACGACGATCCAAAAGTCCAAGACGGAGAAGATCTCATTCCAGAGAAAGGGGTAGAAGGTCAAGGAGCACGTCAAAAAACAG agataaaaagaaagaagacaaagaaaagaaacgTTCCAAAACGCCACCAAAAAGTTATAGCACAGCCAGACGTTCCAGAAGTGCTAGCAG AGAGAGACGACGACGAAGAAGCAGAAGTGGTACAAGATCTCCTAAAAAGCCTAGGTCTCCCAAAAGAAAATTGTCTCGTTCACCGTCCCCTAGAAG ACataaaaaggagaagaagaaagataaagacaaagaaagaagcagagatgAAAGAGAGCGATCCACaagcaagaagaagaaaagtaaagataagGAAAAGGAACGGGAAAGAAAATCAGAGAGTGATAAAGATGTAAAA GTTACACGGGACTACGATGAAGAGGAACAGGGGTATGACAGcgagaaggagaaaaaggaggagaagaaacCAGCAGAACCAGGTTCTCCTAAAACAAAAGAATGTTCTGTGGAAAAGGGAACTGGTGATTCACTAAGAGAATCTAAAGTGAATGGGGATGATCATCATGAAGAAGACATGGATATGAGTGACTGA
- the SRSF11 gene encoding serine/arginine-rich splicing factor 11 isoform X1 — translation MSNTTIVPSTAGPGPSGGPGGGGGGGGGGGTEVIQVTNVSPSASSEQMRTLFGFLGKIDELRLFPPDDSPLPVSSRVCFVKFHDPDSAVVAQHLTNTVFVDRALIVVPYAEGVIPDETKALSLLAPANAVAGLLPGGGLLPTPNPLTQIGAVPLAALGAPTLDPALAALGLPGANLNSQSLAADQLLKLMSTVDPKLNHVAAGLVSPSLKSDTSSKEIEEAMKRVREAQSLISAAIEPDKKEEKRRHSRSRSRSRRRRTPSSSRHRRSRSRSRRRSHSKSRSRRRSKSPRRRRSHSRERGRRSRSTSKNRDKKKEDKEKKRSKTPPKSYSTARRSRSASSLHICSSRERRRRRSRSGTRSPKKPRSPKRKLSRSPSPRRHKKEKKKDKDKERSRDERERSTSKKKKSKDKEKERERKSESDKDVKQVTRDYDEEEQGYDSEKEKKEEKKPAEPGSPKTKECSVEKGTGDSLRESKVNGDDHHEEDMDMSD, via the exons ATGAGCAACACTACCATCGTCCCCAGCACTGCGGGCCCGGGCCCCAGCGGCGGGCCGGggggcggaggcggcggcggcggaggcggcggcACCGAGGTAATCCAGGTGACTAATGTCTCCCCGAGCGCTAGCTCTGAGCAGATGCGGACCCTCTTCGGTTTCCTAGGCAAGATCGACGAACTGCGCCTCTTCCCGCCTGA TGATTCGCCTTTACCAGTCTCCTCCCGAGTCTGCTTTGTTAAGTTCCATGATCcggactcagcagttgtggcacagcATCTGACAAACACTGTATTCGTTGACAGAGCTTTGATAGTCGTACCATATGCAGAAG GAGTTATTCCTGATGAGACTAAGGCTTTGTCTCTGTTGGCACCAGCTAATGCAGTGGCAGGTCTTCTGCCTGGTGGTGGACTCCTGCCTACTCCTAACCCACTTACCCAG ATTGGCGCTGTTCCATTGGCTGCTTTGGGAGCTCCTACCCTTGATCCTGCCCTTGCTGCACTTGGGCTTCCTGGAGCAAACTTGAACTCACAG tctcTTGCTGCAGATCAGTTGCTGAAACTTATGAGTACTGTTGATCCGAA ATTGAATCATGTCGCTGCTGGTCTTGTTTCACCAAGTCTGAAATCAGATACCTctagtaaagaaatagaggaagccATGAAGAGAGTACGAGAAGCACAGTCCCTAATTTCTGCTGCTATAGAACCAG ataagaaagaagaaaaacgaaGACACTCAAGGTCAAGATCACGTTCTAGGAGGAGGAGGACTCCCTCATCTTCTAGGCACAG GCGGTCAAGAAGCAGATCCAGAAGGCGATCACATTCTAAGTCAAGGAGTAGACGACGATCCAAAAGTCCAAGACGGAGAAGATCTCATTCCAGAGAAAGGGGTAGAAGGTCAAGGAGCACGTCAAAAAACAG agataaaaagaaagaagacaaagaaaagaaacgTTCCAAAACGCCACCAAAAAGTTATAGCACAGCCAGACGTTCCAGAAGTGCTAGCAG TTTGCACATTTGTTCTTCTAGAGAGAGACGACGACGAAGAAGCAGAAGTGGTACAAGATCTCCTAAAAAGCCTAGGTCTCCCAAAAGAAAATTGTCTCGTTCACCGTCCCCTAGAAG ACataaaaaggagaagaagaaagataaagacaaagaaagaagcagagatgAAAGAGAGCGATCCACaagcaagaagaagaaaagtaaagataagGAAAAGGAACGGGAAAGAAAATCAGAGAGTGATAAAGATGTAAAA CAGGTTACACGGGACTACGATGAAGAGGAACAGGGGTATGACAGcgagaaggagaaaaaggaggagaagaaacCAGCAGAACCAGGTTCTCCTAAAACAAAAGAATGTTCTGTGGAAAAGGGAACTGGTGATTCACTAAGAGAATCTAAAGTGAATGGGGATGATCATCATGAAGAAGACATGGATATGAGTGACTGA
- the SRSF11 gene encoding serine/arginine-rich splicing factor 11 isoform X3 yields the protein MSNTTIVPSTAGPGPSGGPGGGGGGGGGGGTEVIQVTNVSPSASSEQMRTLFGFLGKIDELRLFPPDDSPLPVSSRVCFVKFHDPDSAVVAQHLTNTVFVDRALIVVPYAEGVIPDETKALSLLAPANAVAGLLPGGGLLPTPNPLTQIGAVPLAALGAPTLDPALAALGLPGANLNSQSLAADQLLKLMSTVDPKLNHVAAGLVSPSLKSDTSSKEIEEAMKRVREAQSLISAAIEPDKKEEKRRHSRSRSRSRRRRTPSSSRHRRSRSRSRRRSHSKSRSRRRSKSPRRRRSHSRERGRRSRSTSKNRDKKKEDKEKKRSKTPPKSYSTARRSRSASSLHICSSRERRRRRSRSGTRSPKKPRSPKRKLSRSPSPRRHKKEKKKDKDKERSRDERERSTSKKKKSKDKEKERERKSESDKDVKVTRDYDEEEQGYDSEKEKKEEKKPAEPGSPKTKECSVEKGTGDSLRESKVNGDDHHEEDMDMSD from the exons ATGAGCAACACTACCATCGTCCCCAGCACTGCGGGCCCGGGCCCCAGCGGCGGGCCGGggggcggaggcggcggcggcggaggcggcggcACCGAGGTAATCCAGGTGACTAATGTCTCCCCGAGCGCTAGCTCTGAGCAGATGCGGACCCTCTTCGGTTTCCTAGGCAAGATCGACGAACTGCGCCTCTTCCCGCCTGA TGATTCGCCTTTACCAGTCTCCTCCCGAGTCTGCTTTGTTAAGTTCCATGATCcggactcagcagttgtggcacagcATCTGACAAACACTGTATTCGTTGACAGAGCTTTGATAGTCGTACCATATGCAGAAG GAGTTATTCCTGATGAGACTAAGGCTTTGTCTCTGTTGGCACCAGCTAATGCAGTGGCAGGTCTTCTGCCTGGTGGTGGACTCCTGCCTACTCCTAACCCACTTACCCAG ATTGGCGCTGTTCCATTGGCTGCTTTGGGAGCTCCTACCCTTGATCCTGCCCTTGCTGCACTTGGGCTTCCTGGAGCAAACTTGAACTCACAG tctcTTGCTGCAGATCAGTTGCTGAAACTTATGAGTACTGTTGATCCGAA ATTGAATCATGTCGCTGCTGGTCTTGTTTCACCAAGTCTGAAATCAGATACCTctagtaaagaaatagaggaagccATGAAGAGAGTACGAGAAGCACAGTCCCTAATTTCTGCTGCTATAGAACCAG ataagaaagaagaaaaacgaaGACACTCAAGGTCAAGATCACGTTCTAGGAGGAGGAGGACTCCCTCATCTTCTAGGCACAG GCGGTCAAGAAGCAGATCCAGAAGGCGATCACATTCTAAGTCAAGGAGTAGACGACGATCCAAAAGTCCAAGACGGAGAAGATCTCATTCCAGAGAAAGGGGTAGAAGGTCAAGGAGCACGTCAAAAAACAG agataaaaagaaagaagacaaagaaaagaaacgTTCCAAAACGCCACCAAAAAGTTATAGCACAGCCAGACGTTCCAGAAGTGCTAGCAG TTTGCACATTTGTTCTTCTAGAGAGAGACGACGACGAAGAAGCAGAAGTGGTACAAGATCTCCTAAAAAGCCTAGGTCTCCCAAAAGAAAATTGTCTCGTTCACCGTCCCCTAGAAG ACataaaaaggagaagaagaaagataaagacaaagaaagaagcagagatgAAAGAGAGCGATCCACaagcaagaagaagaaaagtaaagataagGAAAAGGAACGGGAAAGAAAATCAGAGAGTGATAAAGATGTAAAA GTTACACGGGACTACGATGAAGAGGAACAGGGGTATGACAGcgagaaggagaaaaaggaggagaagaaacCAGCAGAACCAGGTTCTCCTAAAACAAAAGAATGTTCTGTGGAAAAGGGAACTGGTGATTCACTAAGAGAATCTAAAGTGAATGGGGATGATCATCATGAAGAAGACATGGATATGAGTGACTGA